The proteins below come from a single Eriocheir sinensis breed Jianghai 21 chromosome 11, ASM2467909v1, whole genome shotgun sequence genomic window:
- the LOC126996857 gene encoding phosphatidylinositol 4,5-bisphosphate 5-phosphatase A-like, protein METIKVACYTWNVETTWPDQDLHALLGVSKGPVIKRGLDATLPDIYIIGLQEVKSQPQNVIMDALFEEPWTNALREVVGPHNYVRVAGERLQGLVTNIFVKRHHLPHLRDIHTCVVRTGFGGLWGNKGATSIRFSLYGCSVCIVNCHLAPHDAGYKERIDNFNAIIDGIQFPVTETSNILYHDYVFWLGDVNFRFEGHMTIEAIAKHITEGNLSALAEADELRQAQKRGDAFSMFTEGKLTFPPTYKYLEDTQEYDLMRRPAWTDRILHQVHVDAYENVKLGVEQSSYEAVQEYMQSDHRPVRAHYKIKMFANHEDRCVHFHEPGTWLLGEGGPVKFTLDSDVITSPSDYVALYKVDFTSMHQYITYMYLPQPSPGGQQTQVYQFTFNDELLQQPGMYRLLYYSGKYSSYLGMSDPFPVLPAQS, encoded by the exons ATGGAGACAATAAA GGTTGCGTGCTACACCTGGAACGTTGAGACGACATGGCCCGACCAGGACCTCCATGCCCTCCTGGGGGTGAGCAAGGGGCCGGTCATCAAGCGAGGACTGGACGCCACCCTGCCGGACATCTACATCATTGG gCTGCAGGAGGTGAAGTCACAGCCCCAGAACGTGATCATGGACGCGCTGTTTGAGGAGCCCTGGACCAATGCACTGAGGGAGGTGGTCGGGCCTCACAACTATGTCCGAGTGGCCGGCGAGCGACTGCAGGGCCTGGTGACCAATATCTTCGTCAAGCGCCACCACCTGCCGCACCTGAGGGACATTCATACCTGTGTTGTGCGGACGGGCTTTGGTGGACTCTGG GGTAACAAGGGGGCCACCAGCATCAGGTTTTCTCTCTATGGGTGTTCGGTGTGCATCGTCAACTGTCACTTGGCCCCACACGATGCGGGTTACAAGGAGCGCATCGACAACTTCAATGCGATCATCGACGGCATCCAGTTCCCTGTCACTGAGACCTCGAACATCCTCTACCATGA CTATGTCTTCTGGTTAGGGGATGTCAACTTCCGGTTTGAGGGACACATGACTATCGAGGCCATCGCCAAGCACATCACCGAGGGCAACCTGTCGGCACTGGCGGAGGCGGACGAGCTGAGGCAGGCGCAGAAGAGGGGCGATGCGTTCTCCATGTTCACGGAGGGCAAACTCACCTTCCCCCCGACCTATAAGTACCTCGAGGACACGCAGGAGTATGATCTGAT gcgGCGGCCAGCGTGGACGGACCGCATCCTCCACCAGGTTCATGTGGATGCCTATGAGAATGTGAAGCTGGGTGTGGAGCAGAGCAGCTACGAGGCGGTGCAGGAGTACATGCAGTCCGACCACCGGCCAGTCAGGGCACACTACAAGATAAAG ATGTTCGCCAACCATGAGGATCGCTGTGTCCACTTCCATGAACCGGGAACGTGGTTGCTGGGCGAGGGCGGACCAGTCAAGTTCACCCTCGATTCGGACGTAATCACCTCACCCTCTGACTACGTGGCGCTCTATAAG GTTGACTTCACCTCCATGCACCAATACATCACCTACATGTACCTCCCCCAGCCCTCTCCCGGTGGCCAGCAAACACAAGTCTACCAG tttaccttcaaTGACGAGTTACTGCAGCAGCCTGGCATGTATCGTCTCCTCTACTACTCCGGCAAGTACAGCAGCTACCTGGGCATGAGTgaccccttccctgtcctcccagCGCAGTCGTAG